From a single Oreochromis niloticus isolate F11D_XX linkage group LG4, O_niloticus_UMD_NMBU, whole genome shotgun sequence genomic region:
- the apnl gene encoding actinoporin-like protein, which translates to MTETAEAVAADVSSKRSVTIEISNLTNSYCLINPRVYLENGEAYNPPQPTVRPLKTEVCTFTKSSSKATGAVGVLTYDLFERSQNDFAETVALMFSVPWDYNLYKNWFAVGIYKRGRNCDKDLYKEMYYEKNQHEHGFVREEATGSGINYMGNRLDIRATMCPLGKAIMKVEVWDKLLTPMGQQAY; encoded by the exons ATGACAGAGACAGCTGAAGCTGTAGCTGCTGACGTGAGCAGCAAGAGAAGTGTGACCATCGAAATATCAAATCTCACTAACAGCTACTGCCTTATTAACCCCAG GGTATACCTTGAGAATGGGGAGGCATACAACCCACCGCAACCTACAGTGCGCCCTCTAAAGACAGAGGTTTGCACATTCACCAAGTCCAGCAGCAAAGCAACGGGAGCTGTTGGTGTACTGACCTACGACCTTTTCGAGAGGTCACAGAATGACTTCGCTGAGACTGTGGCTCTCATGTTCTCCGTCCCCTGGGACTACAACCTGTACAAGAACTGGTTTGCAGTGGGCATCTATAAAAGGGGCCGTAACTGTGACAAGGATTTGTACAAAGAAATGTACTACGAGAAGAATCAGCATGAACATGGGTTTGTCAGGGAGGAAGCCACTGGGTCAGGAATCAATTACATGGGTAACCGCCTAGATATCAGGGCCACTATGTGTCCTCTAGGCAAAGCTATCATGAAGGTAGAGGTGTGGGATAAGCTTCTTACACCCATGGGCCAGCAGGCATATTAA
- the LOC100705576 gene encoding bryoporin, translated as MPETAEAVSATLTTNRNCTIEITNVSGSYCLINPKVYMKSGFCQHPPQPTIRTTKTEVCSFTKDDNTATGAVGVLTYDLFHMQSRVCSERVAIMFSVPFDHNLYKNQLAIGVFEQSRACDKQLYDQMYDGKDLSNFTRSEANGCGLEYKARYVDLRATMSTVGKAMVKLELYDKMGH; from the exons ATGCCAGAAACAGCTGAGGCTGTGTCAGCCACTCTCACCACCAACAGAAACTGCACTATAGAAATAACCAATGTCAGCGGTAGCTACTGCCTCATTAACCCCAA GGTGTACATGAAAAGTGGCTTCTGTCAACACCCGCCCCAGCCCACGATTCGTACCACCAAGACGGAAGTGTGCTCCTTCACCAAGGATGACAACACTGCCACGGGTGCCGTCGGCGTTCTAACCTACGATTTGTTCCATATGCAGAGCCGCGTTTGCTCCGAGCGCGTGGCTATCATGTTCTCTGTGCCTTTTGACCACAACCTGTATAAGAACCAGCTGGCCATAGGTGTGTTTGAGCAATCCCGTGCTTGTGACAAACAGCTGTATGACCAGATGTATGATGGGAAGGATCTCAGCAACTTCACCCGCTCTGAAGCAAATGGCTGTGGGCTGGAGTACAAGGCAAGATATGTTGATCTGAGGGCCACAATGTCTACAGTTGGAAAAGCCATGGTTAAACTGGAGCTCTATGATAAAATGGGTCATTAG